A single region of the Pyricularia oryzae 70-15 chromosome 4, whole genome shotgun sequence genome encodes:
- a CDS encoding quinate permease has product MDNHADSTAKTATAGEAETERIEVHDATQRVQEQAQTDRWRSIKANPKLVLLALFASFGGFEYGYQQGILSQSLAMYRFKENFPSVVSSPTATGWLTSILQLGGILGSLTAGILSEVISRKYTMFTACCWVILGSYLYIGATAGKPDLLYAGRFFTGLGVGLFSGVGPLYNAEISAPETRGFTVSFYQFATIFGIFLSFWVGYGSNYIGGHDATQSDMAWRLPSIIQGIPAILLAGGIWFMPFSPRWLVKKGRYEEARKTLAWIRKKELDDPLVEVELLEIRAQQLFEERAFARALPQYANKENRNPWVHEIVAYVQCFKTWDNVKRVATAWLVMFFQQWSGIDAIIYYATNVFMSFGFTEGTIALLATGVTGVVFLVSTIPAMLLIDKLGRKPMLYTGSIIMFLTMVTVGIVVAKFQHDWPNNPAAGWASVILIWIYIGAFGFGWGPASWVVISEIFPLSIRARGASIGASSNWLNNFAIAFFVPPMFQTLAWGTYIFFAGFLAAGIAWIYFYLPETKDVSLEEMDRVFGSHTGAEDARLLAEAQRDVGLIDFLRRAEGKSVDVEAEEKRQEPVV; this is encoded by the exons ATGGATAACCACGCAGACTCGACGGCCAAGACCGCCACGGCGGGTGAAGCCGAAACGGAACGTATTGAAGTTCACGATGCAACCCAGCGTGTCCAAGAGCAGGCCCAGACAGACAGATGGCGCTCGATCAAGGCGAACCCCAAGCTTGTCCTGCTTGCCCTTTTCGCATC TTTTGGCGGTTTCGAATATGGCTACCAGCAGGGCATCCTCTCCCAGTCGCTGGCCATGTACCGCTTCAAGGAGAACTTCCCCAGCGTCGTCTCCTCACCCACCGCGACCGGCTGGCTCACTTCCATCCTGCAGCTCGGCGGTATCCTGGGCTCCCTGACCGCCGGCATCCTCAGTGAGGTCATCTCGAGAAAATACACCATGTTCACCGCCTGCTGCTGGGTCATCCTGGGCAGCTACCTGTACATTGGCGCCACCGCGGGCAAGCCCGACCTCTTGTACGCCGGCCGCTTCTTTACCGGTCTCGGCGTTGGTCTGTTCAGTGGTGTCGGTCCGCTGTACAATGCTGAGATCTCGGCGCCCGAGACGCGTGGTTTTACTGTCTCGTTTTACCAGTTT GCCACCATCTTTGGCATCTTCCTCTCCTTCTGGGTCGGCTACGGCAGCAACTACATCGGCGGACACGACGCAACCCAGTCCGACATGGCATGGCGCCTCCCGTCCATCATCCAGGGCATCCCCGCGATCCTGCTGGCCGGCGGTATCTGGTTCATGCCCTTCTCGCCGCGCTGGCTAGTCAAGAAGGGCCGCTACGAAGAAGCGCGCAAGACCCTGGCCTGGATTCGCAAGAAGGAGCTCGACGATCCGCTCGTCGAGGTTGAGCTGCTCGAGATCAGGGCCCAGCAGCTGTTTGAGGAGAGGGCCTTTGCGCGCGCCCTGCCCCAGTACGCCAACAAGGAGAACCGCAACCCTTGGGTCCACGAGATCGTCGCCTACGTGCAGTGCTTCAAGACCTGGGATAACGTCAAGCGCGTCGCCACGGCTTGGCTTGTCATGTTCTTCCAGCAGTGGTCTGGCATCGACGCCATCATCTACTATGCCACCAACGTCTTTATGAGCTTTGGCTTTACCGAGGGCACCATCGCTCTGCTGGCGACGGGCGTCACGGGTGTTGTGTTTTTGGTGTCGACCATTCCCGCCATG TTGCTCATCGACAAGCTCGGCCGCAAGCCCATGCTCTACACTGGCTCCATCATCATGTTCCTGACCATGGTCACCGTCGGCATCGTGGTAGCCAAGTTCCAACACGACTGGCCCAACAACCCCGCCGCGGGCTGGGCGTCCGTGATCCTGATCTGGATCTACATTGGTGCCTTTGGCTTCGGCTGGGGCCCGGCCTCGTGGGTTGTCATCTCGGAGATCTTCCCTCTCAGCATCCGCGCCCGCGGTGCCTCGATCGGCGCCTCGTCCAACTGGCTCAACAACTTTGCCATCGCCTTCTTCGTGCCGCCCATGTTCCAGACCCTGGCCTGGGGCACCTACATCTTCTTCGCCggcttcctcgccgccggcaTCGCCTGGATCTACTTTTACCTGCCCGAGACCAAGGACGTCAGCCTCGAGGAGATGGACCGCGTCTTTGGCAGCCACACGGGTGCCGAGGACGCGAGGCTGCTGGCTGAGGCGCAACGCGACGTCGGCTTGATTGACTTTCTCAGGAGGGCCGAGGGCAAGTCGGTTGATGTCGAGGCGGAGGAGAAGAGGCAGGAGCCTGTAGTTTAG